CGGCCATCGCCGTTCTTTATCGTATCTATGGATCTCACTTTGACCTGCGCGCACAATACACGCATGCGCAAGTTCCAGGAGCCGTGAATACGGACACTCTTTTTGTCGGAGTCGGTTACAACTTTACTGATGCTCGTGAAGAGGTCGTTCGCAGAAATATTGAAGCCAGCGTATGGGGAGGAAACTCCCACACCACTCGCGGTGGAGCAGACATGGTTCGCGGCTTCCAAGTGGAGGTGCAAAAACTTGCGACTCCGAATGTTGCTTACTCTGTCAGCGTGATTCATGAAGGAAATACGGGCGTTGTCGATCGCAAAGGTGTAGCCGGACAAGTTTGGTATGTGACGAAGACTGAAAACAATTGGACCTTCAGTGTTGGCGCGGGACCTTACATCGCACGCGATGACATTGAAGATCGTACAAAACTTTTAGGTCTTGTGAGTTTAGGTGCTTCTAAGAACGTCACAAAAACTGTGAAAGTCGGCGTTCGTTTTAATCGCGTTGTCACTGGCAATCACAAAGACCAAGACATGTTCCTGATCGGTGTCGAGAAGAAATTCTAAGACGACACAGCCGCTGCGCTCTTCGCGGGCTTCTTAAAGAAATAAGTCGTTCCCGCGATAAGTACAAAAATCAGTGCCACAATACAAACACCCGTCCACTGCGCCTGTGACCAGGCAATACTGGCGAGCAAAGATCCTGCGGCTCCCCCGATAAAATAAAAAAACATATAGGCCGTGTTCAGTCGGCTTCGAGCCTCAGGAATCAATGAAAACACCCGGCTCTGATTGGACACGTGAGCTACTTGCAATCCCACATCCATGATCACAACTCCAATACTAAGAGCGATCAAAGAAGTTCCTCCCCAGAAAAGATAAATCAAAAATGAAATTCCCATCATGGCGATGCCATAGCCCACCGTCTGACGTGGACTGCGACGGTCGGCAAGTCTCCCCACAAGAGGAGCTGCCAACGCTCCCGACGCTCCTAAAATTCCAAAAAGTCCCACTGTCTTCGCTCCGAGGTTGAAAGCAGGAGATTCCATCAAATAAATCAACGTAGCCCAGAAGGCACTAAAAGCACCAAACATCATCGAGCCAAACACCATCGACTCACGAAGAACGGGAAGCTCTTTCACGAGTTGAATAACGGATTTGAGAAGTCCCACATAACTTCCCGAAAAGCTCGGTTCACTTTGTGGAAGGGCTCCGCGCAAAACGAAAGCTAAGATGACGAGCACAACAGAAGCCGAACCGAACATCACGCGCCAACCAAAAAGGTCGCCGATAAAACCAGAAACTGTGCGTGCTAAAAGAATTCCTAAAAGCATTCCACTCATCACCATACCCACCGTCTGTCCCCTTTTTTGTGGAGAAGAAAGATGAGCAGCAAAAGGAATAATATATTGCGGAGTCATTGTCGCAAGACCCAAGAGCAGACTTAAAACAATCACGAAATAAATATTCGGCGACAACGCCACACCAATCAAACAAACTGCTGACACCAGTGTTGAAATAAAAATCAGACGACGTCTTTCAAAGCGGTCGCCTAAAGGACTTAAGAAAAACATGCCGAGGGCATATCCCAACTGCGTGCCTGTCGGAATCCATCCCATCACAGCGGCACTGGCTCCAAAAGTATTTTGAATTTGATGAAGCAGTGGTTGGCAGTAATAAAGATTTGCAACACACAACCCCGTTGCAACCGTCATCACCCAAAGGACAAAAGAAGTAAGATTTTGTTTCATAGATAGCCTCAGACTCGAAAGGTACGGACTTACTTTTGGTTGATACTTGCGTCTAACGCGCAAGCGCTACCAAAAGTAAGTCCGTACCTATTAAAAAAGGGGCTTTGTCAGCCCCTTTTTGTTTTAAACGTATGATCCTCTTTTGATTTTTTCCAGGATCAGTTTCTCTGTTTTGATTGGATCTTTTGGATCGACAGAGAAGTAAGATTGCTGCTCGCAACGTACTTTTTCTTTGATCAACCAGCGGAGGATGTCCGCCAAGTTTTTATTTTTCTTGTCCAAGAAGAACGGATCGTTTTCCAAAGCATCTTTGGCTTTTTTCAAAGCGCGCGCTTCGGCTGGATCGGATTCTCTGACTTTGTAGTGAGGAAGATCGTATTTTTTTACGTCTTCTGGCAACACACCCAAGAATTTTACATTCGGTGCAGAGAAGTCAGCGTTACGGATCAAAGAGGCCGCAGAACCGGCTTTCAAAGTACGGTAGATGTTTTGCAATGTGTACGCATCGAGATCTCCGAAGAAGTACATTGGCACGTCCAACTCTTCTTGGATCAATTTGGCCCAACCACGAACACCGTTTGACGGAACCCCTTGAGCACCCATCACGATACAGTTGTTACGTTTTGTGAATCCCATTGTAACCAGCGTATTCGCCGTACCTTCAGATTCCACGATCAAGCAGAAATCGATTTTCTTTTTCGCTTTTAGTTTCAAAGCTTGCGGTTTGTTCTTCGGTTGGAACGGAGATGTTCCCAATGTCGAAAGATCAATCACCGCGCGGTCACCGTCTGGCAAAGTCTCAGTCACAACCAATTGTTGAGAATAAGTCTGCCCACCACGGTCATTGGCGAAAACGTTTAATTCTTCACGATACACTTCAAGCATATCCCCGATAAAATCGATGATTGCATCTGATTCCGGTTGGTCTTCGAAATCCAAAGGTTTCAAACGTGGGTTGCCTTTGATTTCACCTTTACAGATGTAGTAAAGCTCACGCTTCGTATTGACGTTTCCAACATCCAGGTTACGAAGCAGGATTTCAAGAATGAAAACCACACGCGCAAGTTTTTGCACGGAAGACACGTTCAATTCCGTACGAACAACTTTATCACCCGGAGTGAGGTAACCCACTTTCGAGTTGTACAAAGAGTTGTCCAAAGATGTTTTGACCGCCTCTAAAACAGGGCGCTTCGACATCTCAAGGTCTTTCAACATTTTGTCAGCCAAAATGCGGGCTTCTTTAGGAATATCAATTTTTAATTCGCGAATGCTTAATAGTTTTGCCATTACGCTTTTTTCCCAGTCGTTTTCTTAGTAGTAGTTACGGCTTTTTTGGTCGTTGTTTTCTTTGTTCCTTGCGGTTCAGAAGCCTCTTCAACCAACTCTTCAGAAGAAATCACGTCGATATCTTCGTCGTCTCCGTGAGAAATACCTTTTTTCTTCTCGCGTTGTTTTTGCGCAAGAAGTTTGGATTCCGCGGCTTCCAAGTCAGCCATCGCCTCTTCAGAGTCACGGCCCAAAAGTTTTTTCAAACCTTCTTCCGCTTTTTTCTTACGAGATTCTGGAGCTTTGATGATGCTTGCCAAACCTTCAACAAGGATGGGACCAAACTGCTCGATGTGCGCCAATTTTCTTTCAAGGTCGGCTTCTTTCACTTCTTTTTTGATGTGACGAGAAAGCTTTTGACCTGCTTGGATCAACGCCAAACGGATTTCTGCTACCAACTCTTCGGAAGCATCAATCGTTTCTTTCGAAGCATTTTTAAATTTAATGAATGGAGACACGATGGAAACCGCGAAAATATACGGTCCTAGCGGCAAGCTGTCTTTCGGCTGGCCCAAACCATATGTTTTCCAGTTCACAGACTCAATCGCCCATGTGATCGCGCAACCGGATTTATCGAATTGCAATGGAACACGGTTCGCAAAACGAAGCAAAGTCACTGGAGAATCCGGAGATTGATTGCGGTCTTTAAAACGCGCCAAAGCGACTTCCACCACGACAGGTTTAAAGTCACAGATAGTCGGTTTACGAGTCACAACCGCGAAGAAGTCGATTTCACCTAGACGAATAATCGACTTAGAAAGAGCTTCCTCCCCCACAGTCAAAACAGATCTTGTCGATGGCGCCATCAACTCTGTGTTTTGCACAGCTTGGAAAACTTTTTTGAAGTCTTCTTCAGTAAGTGACGTCAAAGGCTTTTCAAGAAGGCTTTTTGGAAGACCTTTTTTCACGAACTCTGAAATAGATTGATCAGAAATACGAGAGAAACCTGTCTTCAAGAACTTAGATAAAGTCGTTTTACCGAACAAAGTGGAATGAGTGATGAACTCACCTAGTTTGAACGTGTGAGGATGTGGCAAAGACGCCTCTGGAATTTGCGGAACTTCTTGGCTCACGCGAGTCACAGTGACGAAATCGTTCTCCATCAATTTATAAGTGACAGTCATATGAGGGTTCACAAGGATTGTGCCCTCAATATAAGTCACGATACCACCGTCACCGTTAAGCTGAATACGTCCGTCAAGAACGAACTCAACGCGAGTTCCGTGGTCACGATCCCAATCCAAAGTTTCTTTATTTTTTAGAACACCCGTATTGGATTTGATATCCACGTCGACTTGTGCCGACACGGCTTTACGCATTTTTTTAGTCTTAGAAACAACGTTCACACCACGGGCATTGGTCATTTGCGCCCATGTTGTTGCTGCAGAAATACCGATACCTTGTTGTCCGCGTGAACATTGTCCACGGCCAAATTTAGAAGACGCAAGATACTCACCATATACTTTTGCGAGATCTTCAGCTTCGATTCCCGGCCCGTTATCTTCGACAACGATGCGAATTAAATCAGTATTTTTAGTTGAACCAGTTCCGACTTTTGAAACTTCAATCAAAAGATCTGGAAGAATACCGGCCTGCTCACACGCATCCAAAGAGTTGTCTACGGCCTCTTTCAAAGTCGTCAAAACGGCTTTCAATGGAGACGAGAATCCCACTTGTTGGAGGTTCTTCGCAAAATATTCAGCGGTACTACTTTTAGTAATCTTACTCACGGTCGCTTGATCCTTCACGAGATGTTAACGAAAATTAATGAATGACTTTGTTAGGTTAACGCCAACGCAGGGGGTTAAAGCAAGACTAAAGCCTCAACGCTGCGTGGTGTAATTTTGAATATGAGGAATCACAACTCACAACTAAACAAATTTGATGTTACAAAACTTCCTATGAATTCATCATCCGGATTGAGCTTATCACAGAGATTCAAAGTTCATAGTGAGAATATTTGCGCCTTGATCGGCGAGACAGGTTTGGTAATTCGTCCCTATTCCAATTCCTCTCTCTCGTTTTTTGCATTGCTTCCAAGTGAAGAGCAGCTTCAGGTGATCCGCGATTTGCAAATTTATTATCAAATCTGTCTCGATGTGAAAATGGAGGGTGGATTTTTAAGAGACCCTCGTCACTTTACCGAAAAAGCACTTCTGCGACTGGGACTGGAAGCAGACTCGTTTATTCTTGATCAAATTCGACCGAATCATCTCGTTGAAGCATATAGTTTTTCGCAGACGCAGATTTTTCGAACTCTGCTCTTTTTTGAGGTTTGCAGCTACACCCTCGAAGATCTTTACTGTCGTAAATGGTACAACCTCTACGAGCGAACCGCTGAGGATCAGAGAAGTCTTGAAGAGACGCTGAAAACTTTTATGGCGGATATTTCAAAACCTTTGGCAGTTCACAATAAAGAACATGTGATTAAAGAGAGAGACTCCTTAGAACGTCTAGCCATCCGCAATCAAATGTTATGGATGGCTCCTCTGAAAAAAGATGGAAATACAGAGGCTATCTTGACCATAGCCACGGCGTCGCTCGCATAGAGTTCCAATTCAACGTCTCAAACTGAGAAAAACCCCACCAATAATTTATAAAAATCCTTGCAGAGCCGATAAGTTAACCATGAACTTTCCCGGTACGTACTTGGTGCTATTCTTGTCGTTCTTCATTTCGTCCTTTGTTCAGGCGGCCCCTAATGCTTTGACTTATCAGGGACGTATTTTGAAGGCTGACGGAACTCCGTTAACCTACAATAACACTAGTTTTCTTTTTGAAATCACGAATCCTGCCGGCACTTGTGTGATTTATCGCGAGCAGCGCGACGGCATCAACATGCTTAATTCAGGTGGTGTCTTTGACATCCCCATTGGATCTGGCACAAAACTTTTTCCAACAGATCCTTTGGTCACACTTTTAGATTCTTTTAACAATTCCAAGATTCATGATTGTTACGGTGGTTCGACTTATGCTGCTTCCGCCGGAGACATCCGTCTTTTGAAAGTTCAGTTCCACGATGGCAGTGGTTGGAAGGTGATTTCACCATCAAGTGAAATTCGCTCTGTTCCCTATTCTGCTTACGCTCTTTCGGCACAAAAACTGGGAACAAAAACGGAGAATGACTTCTTCGTAAAAACGGGAGTGCCAAGCTGTGCCGGGAATGAATTTTTAACTTGGAATGGAGCCGCTCTTTCTTGTGCCCCTGTGACAGGTGCGAGTGGTGGTACTGTGACGAGCGTCACGTCTTCGAACTCTTATGTAACGATTACGAATAATACTTCGACTCCTGTCGTGACTTTGAATGTTGGTACGACGGCAGGAACTGTGGCTGCTGGTAACGATGCGCGCTTTAGTGACGCGCGTGTTCCTACGGGTGCTGCTGGTGGAGATTTAGCGGGAACTTATCCGAATCCTTCCGTGGCGAAAATTCAAAGTGTTGCGGTTTCTAATGCAGCACCTACCAACGGGAATTTTTTAAAGTTTGATGGCACTCAGTGGATTGGTGCTGCCATTGGGATGAGTGATGTTACGAATTTGAATTCCTCTTTGAGTAATTATCATACGGTGGCTGCGTTTAATTCTGCCGTGGGAAGTGCTAACTGTGCGGCTCATCAGACTCCTTATTGGAATTCGGTTTCTGGTTCTTTTCAATGTCAGTCCATCAACGTTTCTGTTGCGGGTGACGTGAGCGGAACCATTGGTGCTGTTTCCGTAAATAAAATCAAAGGTGTTGATGTTGATACGACCGGATTAACTTCTGGCCAGGTTTTAAAATATGATGGCACGAAGTGGGCTCCGGCGGCGGATTCAAATGCTGGTGGGACTGTTACGAATATTGCGACTGGTACGGGTTTAAGTGGCGGACCTATCACATCTACAGGAACTATTTCTTTAGCTAACACTGCGGTGACTTCTGGATCTTATGGTTCAACTACACAAGTAGGTACTTTTACCGTTGATGCTCAAGGACGTTTAACTGCGGCTTCAAATTCAGCCATCGCATTTCCTGTGACTTCTGTTGCAACTAAAATTGGTGCTGTCACTTTAGATTATGGTGACATAAACAGTGCCGCTTCAAAATATCTCACTTACAAACCTAACAATGTCGCTTGTGCTGATGGCCAAGTGATTAAGTGGATCGCTGCCAACTCTCGTTGGGAGTGTGCAAGTGATACAGATACCAACGCTGGCGGTACTGTTACGAATATCGCGACAGGTACAGGTCTTAGCGGTGGACCGATTACTTCTACTGGAACTATTTCTTTAGCAAACACGGCCGTGACGGCAGGATCTTATACTCGCGCAAATATAACTGTCGATGCTCAAGGTCGCTTGACCGCTGCAAGCAATGGTGCGGCTGTGAATCTTGCAACTGAAGTCACTGGCACTCTGCCAGTAGCGAATGGTGGTACAGGACAGACAACAGTGACGGCGGCATTCAACGGTCTTTCTCCAAGCACAACTAAAGGTGATTTGATTGTTCATGATGGTACGAATGATATTCGTTTGCCTGTCGGAACAAATGGACAAGTATTATCAGCAAACTCTGCGCAGGCATCGGGTCTTCAGTGGATCACACCAACAAACGGAACTGTAACGAATGTTACGGGAACAGCTCCGATTGTTGTGGCGACAGGCTCAACGACTCCCGCAATTTCAATTAACGATGCAACCACTTCAACAAAAGGGGCTGTGCAAGTTGGTGCGGGTATCGCTGTGACATCAGGAACTATCAGTGCTGATCCAGCGAACTTCCCTTCTGCTGTGCCGGTTAATAAAGGTGGTACTGGAGCAACTTCTCTTACAGCAAATAGACTTCTTGCTTCGAATGGAACTGGTTCTGCAGTAACCACATTTAACTGCGCCGTCGGTCAGATGATTTCTTTCGATGCCACGGGGTTGATGATTTGCTCAACCTTCACAACAGGTTCCGTGTTTTTAAACGGTGGAAACTCTTTTGGTGCGGACGCGACGTTAGGAACCAACGATAACTACGCTTTAAATCTCGAAACTAACAATGCGACACGAATGACCGTCACTTCTAGCGGTTATGTCGGAATTGGAACCTCAAGCCCGGCGGCTCAGCTTCACGTATACAACGCAGCTTCAAATCCTCCTGGCACGACTGCAAAATTTCAACTGGCGCCCGCTCTTACTGCGGATATGCCTTCAAACCTTCATGGATCGTGGTCCACGATCATGCCGAGCACTTCGTATAATTTTACCGGTGCTTTATACGGAGCTGTGAACCGTATCGAAACGGCGGCCGGTCAAACGGGAACAATAAACGGTGCGCTGGGCTCCGTTAGTGATGTTTATCATAAATCTGCCAGCCCTATTTCTGCCGCGACAGGAGCTTCGGGAGCGATCTACAATCAATCAACAGGCACCATCAGTTCTGCCAAAGCCGGTTCGTTCAGCGTTTCCAATACGGGCGGAGGAACGGTCACAACAGGATATGGCGTTTATATCGGTCCTGTGGAGGCGACAAATAAATATGGCCTCTATCAATCAGATGCAACGAACACGAACTATTTCGCAGGAAACGTGGGCATCGGAGCCGCGAGCCCCGTTCAGACTCTTCACATAGCTGGCGGTGGTGGTGAAGAAGGTTCCCCCGGAATTTTCATCCAAGATCCGACGACAAGCAATGCTTATGGAGGCAGCCTTTACTATGACGATCGCGGCGGCTTGAATGTTTTCAAAATGGGTGTCGTCAGTAACAACGCCGAGACGGGCTATATTGCTATGAACCGTGACAACGGAAACTTGGGTTTGGGTATTGCAAATCCTCTCTTTAAATTTCACATAAATGGTGATTCACCAGGAAACGCGGATCAAACAGTTGTTCAGATTGGTAACCCTGCAGCCACGGGCGCGGGACCTCTGTACTTAACCTACAATGCGCCGATGCTTTCAGGGAACTCTTACTTTAATAACGGATGGAAGTATGGCGGAGGCGCTGGTAAACCCGCGAGCATCGGCCTGGCGAATGGAATTTCATTTCAAACAGATGATGCGGCTGTAGGTGCAGCAGGAGCCGCGGTCAACTTTACAACTAAAATGACGCTGACCTCGGCTGGCAATTTAGGTATTGGTACGGCTTCTCCAAATGCCTTGCTTCATGTGAATGGGAGTGCCTATGTTAATTCAATCATCGGTGGACAGCTTAATGGCTCAGGCAATTTCCATCTTGATGCATGGAATACCGGCGCAGATAGAGGTGTGTATCTAAATTGGTCCGGCGGAACCGGCGGAGCCAAAGTCGGAAACGGTTCATCCAACTGGGGACCCATTTCTGCTTCGGCCTTCAACACGTCTTCCGACAGACGCTTGAAAGAAAATATTCATACAATTCCGCAAGTCTTAGACAAAGTTCTTCAACTTGATCCGGTGACATTCACGTGGAAAGATCCGATCCGTAACAAACAAGAAGGCGAAAGACTTGGTTTGATTGCGCAAAATGTAGAAAAAATCTTTCCTCAAGCCGTGCGTGTTGATCATGGAGAAAACACCCTTCCTGGTGGCACCAAGCTTGTGACATATCCGGATTTGATTGCTCCGCTTATAGGCGCGATCAAAGAACTCTACCACAAGTGGACGAGTGATTCTCAAGAATTGCATGAGACCATTGACAGACAATCACGTGAGATTGCTTCTATTAAAGAAGAGAACAACCAAGTGAAGACTGAGAACGAAAGAATTAAAAAAGAGAATGAAGAGATCAAAGCCCGTCTAGACCGACTGGAAAAACTTGTCTCACACTGAGACTGCTTTCTTACTTTTGTCTTAAAATAAGGTATTTTCTTAATCGAACCTTAACGGCTACTTAGGGAACACCCGATAAGTAAGACATGACCTGGTTGAACTCTCGAACGTACATGTATTTCCTGGTTACATTCTTTGTGCAGTTTTCACTGCATGCAGCGCCTAATGCTTTAACCTATCAGGGACGTATTCTTAAAGCCGACGGCTCTCCTCTTGAATACAATAACACCAGTTTCTTATTTGAAATTACAAGTCCCAATGGCAACTGCGTGATCTATCGTGAACAACGTGACGGCGTGAACATGGTCAACTCCAAAGGGGTCTTTGATGTGCCGATTGGATCCGGCACGAAGTTGTTTCCAACAGATCCATTGTTCACGCTTTTAGATTCTTTTAATAACTCAAAAACTCATGACTGTTATGGTGGAGCGACTTACACGGCTGCTACTGGCGACATTCGCCTTTTGAAGGTTCAGTTTCATGATGGCAGTGGTTGGAAAGTGATTTCTCCTTCGAGTGAAATCCGCTCAGTGCCCTACTCTGCTTATGCTTTGTCGGCAGAGAAGTTGGGCACAAAAACAGAGAGTGACTTCGTTTTGAAAACAGGAGTTCCAACTTGTTCATCAAATGAGTTTTTAAGCTGGAATGGCTCCGCGATGTTTTGTGCTCCGGTTACCGGAGCGAGCGGTGGCACAGTGACGAATGTGACTTCGACAAATGGTTATGTCACGGTCACCAATAACACTTCGACCCCGACCGTGACATTGAATGTAGGCACAACGGCAGGAACTGTGGCTGCTGGTGATGATGCGCGCTTTACAAATGCTCGTATTCCAACAGGACCTGCTGGCGGAGATTTATCCGGGACTTATCCAAACCCTTCAGTGGCTAAGCTTCAGGGAGCCACAGTTTCTAATGCAACCCCGATTTCAGGGCACTTTTTAAAGTTTGACGGAACTCAGTGGGGTGGCTCTGCGATTGCGATCAGTGATGTTACGAATTTGTCTTCGACTTTAAGTGGTTATCATACGATTGCGGCGTTTAATTCCGCAGTGGGAAGTGCGAACTGTGCGGCACATCAGACTCCGTACTGGAATTCGATCTCTGGATCTTTTCAATGTCAGGCGATCAATGTTTCTGTTGCGGGTGACGTGAGTGGAACCATTGGCGCTGTATCTGTTAACAAAATCAAAGGTGTTGATGTTGATACAACCGGATTAACTTCTGGCCAAGTTTTAAAATACGACGGAACAAAGTGGGCTCCGGCTAATGATTCAAATGCAGGCGGTACTGTCACAAACGTTGCAACTGGTACTGGTCTTAGTGGTGGACCTATTACTTCTACAGGAACTATCTCTTTAGCTAACACCGCAGTGACTGTGGGTTCCTATGGTTCCACAACTCAAGTTGGAACTTTCACTGTTGATGCTCAAGGACGTTTAACTGCGGCTTCAAATTCAGCAATTGCATTTCCCGTGACTTCGGTTGCAACTAAGACTGGTGCAGTGACTTTGGATTATGGCGATATTAACAATGCGGCCTCTAAATATTTGACTTATAAGCCCAACAACGTGGCATGTGCTGATGGCCAAGTCATTAAATGGATCGCCGCCAACTCCCGTTGGGAATGTGCAAACGATGTCGATACAAATGCTGGTGGAACTGTTACAAACGTAACAAGTGCTAATAGCTATTTGTCTGTAGCAACAGGAAACACAACTCCCGTTCTAACTTTGAATGTAGGTACAGTTGCTAACACTGTCGCTGCTGGTAATGACCTGCGTTTTACAGATGCTCGCACACCAACAGGCGCAGCGGGTGGAGACCTTAATGGAACTTATCCAAATCCAACATTAGTAGCAACGGCTGTCACTGCAGGTTCCTATGGTTCAACTACGCAAGTTGGAACATTCACTGTAGATAGCAAAGGCCGCTTAACAGCAGCTTCAAATGCAGCCATCGCGTTCCCCGTGACTTCAGTCGCAACAAAAACTGGTGCAGTCACTTTAGATTATGGTGACATAAACAATGCCGCTTCAAAATATCTAACTTACAAACCAAACAACGTCGCTTGTACCGACGGCCAAGTTTTGAAATGGATTGCAGCAAACAATCGTTGGGAATGTGCGAACGACACGGACACTTCGTCCGGCGGCACCGTTACGAATATCGCAACAGGCACTGGATTAAGTGGTGGACCCATCACTTCAACTGGAACTATTTCTTTAGCAAACACAGCTGTGACTGCGGGATCTTATACTCGGGCCAATATCACTGTCGATGCTCAAGGTCGTTTAACCGCTGCGAGTAATGGTGCTGCCGTAAACTTAGCAACCGAAGTCACGGGCACTTTACCGATTGTAAATGGCGGTACGGGACAGACGACAGCGACGGCGGCTTTCAATGGTCTTTCACCAAGCACCACGAAAGGTGACTTGATTGTTCATGATGGTACGAACGATATTCGTTTGCCGGTCGGAACCAACGGACAAGTTCTATCAGCAAACTCGGCGCAAGCATCAGGTCTTCAATGGATCACTCCAACAAATGGAACCGTGACTAATGTCACTGGAACGGCTCCGATTGTTGTTGCGACAGGTTCGACAACTCCTGCGATTTCAATTAATGATGCAACGACATCAGCAAAAGGTGCCGTTCAAGTTGGTGCTGGTATTGCTGTGACAGCAGGAACTATCAGTGCAGATCCTGCGAACTTTCCTTCTACCGTTCCTGTGAGCAAAGGTGGTACAGGAGCGGCCTCCTTCACAGCGAATAGATTGATCGTTTCAAACGGCAGCGGAAACGCGCTTTCGACTTTCAACTGCAGCATAGGTCAAATCGTCACTTTTGATGCTTCTGGAATCATGGGTTGTACCAACTATTCATCTTCAGGAGTTTTCGCTAACGGCGGAAATAGCTTTGCCGCTGATGCCACTCTAGGTACCAACGACACCTATGCTTTGAACTTTGAAACAAACAACGCCGCAAGAATGACAATCACATCCGGCGGTAACGTCGGGATTGCAACAACATCTCCAAGCACAACTTTAGAAGTGGTCGATACAACCGGCAATACAAGTCGCGGGATCACGTCGACAACATACGCCACATCAAATCCCGGTGGACTTGTACAAACTCGCGGAGCCCGAGGCACAGCAAGTGCTCCGACGGCATTGAACAATCTGGATACTTTCTCTTGGTTTGCGATGGCCGGTTATGACGGAACTGCGTTTTCTGTTCAGACTCAACCCACTGGAGTCAGTGGTGCCGCCACAGAAAACTGGTCGTCAACAGGTCATGGTTCTGCCTTGCGTTTTACAACGACAACCAATGGAGCAGTGAACGGCGCAGAAAGAATGCGCATTGATCACAACGGAAACGTTGGTATAAATACCGTGGCTCCGACAGCAAAGTTGGAAGTTGCTGGCGATGCCAAAGTCACGGGTAATTTATTTGGTGCTGTTAAAGACACTTCAGGTAATGCGCTCAAATCCTGTGCAGGAAGATCTGGTACAACCTGGACTTACTATTCCATCAATGCAGCAAGCACAGGATCTTGTGGTGCTTACATCGACGTCAACACAGCAGCATGTGGATTCACAACTGTGTTTAAATATTTCCCAAGTCTCGGGGGAAGTGGCGGTCATTGGGTCACGACAGGAGGAAACTCCGTTTACAATCCGACGGCAACGGGCTTTCGTATTTACATCAATTTAAATGGCTCTTACGACGCAACGACTTGCAACGCTTCAACCCTTCCCCACAACTCTTTGGTATTTTATATCGACTGGCTCGCCGTCGGAATGTAGTCAGTCCTCAGAGGAGG
This region of Bdellovibrio sp. BCCA genomic DNA includes:
- a CDS encoding outer membrane beta-barrel protein, which produces MKRMACTLAMLMGFSAVANDGSVYGMGGIGRASDGNSTGYQGGQYGYEYKTGQNSRVGVMYYNEGTPENNHRDGFAVMGWYNQPITKDLSIQAGVGPYYSMNTTTVNGEQLNDKKLGAMAAIAVLYRIYGSHFDLRAQYTHAQVPGAVNTDTLFVGVGYNFTDAREEVVRRNIEASVWGGNSHTTRGGADMVRGFQVEVQKLATPNVAYSVSVIHEGNTGVVDRKGVAGQVWYVTKTENNWTFSVGAGPYIARDDIEDRTKLLGLVSLGASKNVTKTVKVGVRFNRVVTGNHKDQDMFLIGVEKKF
- a CDS encoding MFS transporter; amino-acid sequence: MKQNLTSFVLWVMTVATGLCVANLYYCQPLLHQIQNTFGASAAVMGWIPTGTQLGYALGMFFLSPLGDRFERRRLIFISTLVSAVCLIGVALSPNIYFVIVLSLLLGLATMTPQYIIPFAAHLSSPQKRGQTVGMVMSGMLLGILLARTVSGFIGDLFGWRVMFGSASVVLVILAFVLRGALPQSEPSFSGSYVGLLKSVIQLVKELPVLRESMVFGSMMFGAFSAFWATLIYLMESPAFNLGAKTVGLFGILGASGALAAPLVGRLADRRSPRQTVGYGIAMMGISFLIYLFWGGTSLIALSIGVVIMDVGLQVAHVSNQSRVFSLIPEARSRLNTAYMFFYFIGGAAGSLLASIAWSQAQWTGVCIVALIFVLIAGTTYFFKKPAKSAAAVSS
- a CDS encoding DNA topoisomerase VI, which produces MAKLLSIRELKIDIPKEARILADKMLKDLEMSKRPVLEAVKTSLDNSLYNSKVGYLTPGDKVVRTELNVSSVQKLARVVFILEILLRNLDVGNVNTKRELYYICKGEIKGNPRLKPLDFEDQPESDAIIDFIGDMLEVYREELNVFANDRGGQTYSQQLVVTETLPDGDRAVIDLSTLGTSPFQPKNKPQALKLKAKKKIDFCLIVESEGTANTLVTMGFTKRNNCIVMGAQGVPSNGVRGWAKLIQEELDVPMYFFGDLDAYTLQNIYRTLKAGSAASLIRNADFSAPNVKFLGVLPEDVKKYDLPHYKVRESDPAEARALKKAKDALENDPFFLDKKNKNLADILRWLIKEKVRCEQQSYFSVDPKDPIKTEKLILEKIKRGSYV
- a CDS encoding DNA topoisomerase VI subunit B, whose amino-acid sequence is MSKITKSSTAEYFAKNLQQVGFSSPLKAVLTTLKEAVDNSLDACEQAGILPDLLIEVSKVGTGSTKNTDLIRIVVEDNGPGIEAEDLAKVYGEYLASSKFGRGQCSRGQQGIGISAATTWAQMTNARGVNVVSKTKKMRKAVSAQVDVDIKSNTGVLKNKETLDWDRDHGTRVEFVLDGRIQLNGDGGIVTYIEGTILVNPHMTVTYKLMENDFVTVTRVSQEVPQIPEASLPHPHTFKLGEFITHSTLFGKTTLSKFLKTGFSRISDQSISEFVKKGLPKSLLEKPLTSLTEEDFKKVFQAVQNTELMAPSTRSVLTVGEEALSKSIIRLGEIDFFAVVTRKPTICDFKPVVVEVALARFKDRNQSPDSPVTLLRFANRVPLQFDKSGCAITWAIESVNWKTYGLGQPKDSLPLGPYIFAVSIVSPFIKFKNASKETIDASEELVAEIRLALIQAGQKLSRHIKKEVKEADLERKLAHIEQFGPILVEGLASIIKAPESRKKKAEEGLKKLLGRDSEEAMADLEAAESKLLAQKQREKKKGISHGDDEDIDVISSEELVEEASEPQGTKKTTTKKAVTTTKKTTGKKA